The region CAGTGAGTAGCATATTGTACACAAAAAGTAAATCGATGTTGCCTGCTTTAAAATCAGACACCCAATCTTTACGATCTTGTTTGGTGCCAACATCGTGCAAAATTACAGTAGCCTTATTTACTTTACTTTTCTCTAAACGCTGTTTTCCATATTTTTCTGGATCTTCTGCTGCTTGTTGAAAGTAGGTTTCTGGTTTGATGACATATTTTTTATGAAAGATTTCTTGCATCATTTTAGCTTGATCCGAAGAATCACAAACGACCATTCCGCCAATAGTAGCATCATCCATAGAAATTCTTGCTTTTTCCAAATCCTGAATGATATAATTAAGCATCGGTTCTACAAATTTATGGTGTGCATAGATTTTCTTTTTATCTGCATCCCCTTGCAATACTTTAATTTGCTCTAAAGTTTCTTGAAGTGTTAGTTTGTATTTGGTTTCTATTTCTTCACGAATTAAGCGTAAGGTATATCCATCTTTAATGGATAAATTATAGTAATATTTATGAATATAATCGCCAAATAAGGTTTTAGAATTGTACTCTTTGCCTAAAAGTGGCGTTCCTGTCAATCCTATTTTAATAGAATGTTTGTCTGCTAATTCTAAATTTGCTAAAAAACTTCCTTTCGGATTGTAACTTCTATGCACTTCATCTAAAAAGAAAATACGCTGAACATTTAAATTGTAATCGTTGTTTTTAATCACATCAGGATCGTCTTTAAACTTCTGAATATTAACAGCCGTAATTTCTGCTTTACCTGAATTGTTATGAATTACGTTGGTCGATTTAATATCTCTTGTAAAAGCTTCTCTACTACTAATTTTATGCACAGTTAATCCACGAGAAGTAAATTCTTTTGCAGCTTGATTCAACAAATCAATTCTATCAACAATAAAATAAAATTTAGGAATGATATTTTTTTGCTGATAGTAATCTGTTAAATGTTTTACATTAAAATACGCCAAGGCAGTTTTACCTGAACCTTGTGTGTGCCAAATGATCCCTTTTTTAATTCCGTTTTCTAACTTATTCTCAATGGCTTTTGTTGCAAAAATTTGGGGGTAACGCATTACATGTTTTTCCAAACCATTTTCTTCTTCTACATAGGCAAAAGCATATTGTAAGATAAATTGCAAACGTTCTTTCTGGAATAGCGAAGTACTTATGGAATTTGTGGGTGTATTTGGATTTTTATTGGAGGCAAATTCTTTTGAATTTTTAATACTGATAAGATTGTTGTCTTGCAGTACAAAGTTTTCTATTTCTTGGGATACTGGAGATAGAATTTTATTTAAATCAAACTGTTCTTCTTCTCTAAAATAATTGAATATTGGTTTTCTGTAATTTGTTGTGCTATAAAAAGCACCTTCTAGCATTTGAGTATCATTATCACTATATGGCATATTGTTAGAGAATACCATTAACTGTGTTAAGTTGATAAACTTTCTGAATTTCTTATTCTGAAAACGTCGTTGCATTCTTTTATGTTCTGCTAAAATTCCATCTCTGTTGTTTGGTTTTTTAACTTCAATAAAAATTAATGGCATACCGTTTATTAAGAGGATAATATCGGGTCTAAAATTATCCTCGTCTTTTTCATAAGGTAGTTCTGTAACTATGTGAAAAGAATTGTTTTCAAAATTCTTAAAATCGATGAGTTTAATTCCAGATTGATCAATCAGTTTCTTATAAAAAGCTCTTCCTAAATCTTCGTTTTCTAAGGTGAGCGAAATTTCTGTATAAAATTTTTCAGCTTCTTTTTGAGAAAGGTTTGTGTTTATTTTTTTGACTTGTGTGTAAAAAATATCCTTAAAAATATTAGTGCTAGTATCCCAATGTTGTTCTTTTAAAGACAGGTATTCATATCCTAGTTGGATTAAATGGAGAATAGAAGGTATTTTTACTCTAGAATCTTCGTTGAATTTCATAGCAAATGAATGTGCCTCCAATTTAAGAAAATTGCTTCATAAAAAAACTAATTTAATAAAATAAAGCAATCTTTTTAGGATATCTCTAATTATGTGAACACAGAGATACAGATTGTTTAAGGAGTGTAAAAAAAGAATAGCCAACCATATATACTATAAACCTCTTAAAATGAATATCTAAAGGTTTAAATTTTGCTTAAATAAAACAAAAGGGTGTCTCTTAACTTTTAAACGGCAGTTTATTTCCTAAATAAACTACCCTATTTGTATTCAAATCAAAATAAGGAAACTGCCCCATTGAATTTGGTGGTAAATTTTTAATTTATATTGCAATAGTTTTTTAAAATTATTGCACTAAATAGCTATCATGTGTTTTGTAGTAACAGATTACTCATAGTTCCATAGCCTTTCCCGAATTTCTGTTTGAAAGCGTTATTGCAATATTTATTTTGCACAGTAACCCCAAAAAGCTAAATTTGTAAGGGTAAAGGCAGTAAATTATTTAAAGCACGAATCTAATAGGATGATAGGCATTTTAATCGAAAAGAATTCCTCGATGCTCTGCGTCAGGGTTTCCGTTGAAATTGTCATTCCCGTGAAAACGGAAATCTAAATAATAGAATTTTGGTTTTTGACTTTTTTATGTCAAAATGCAACAAGCGAAACCTGCAGGTAAGCAGTTACCTTTATGGCTCTGCCTCGAGGAGAGTTCACTTTAGATTTTTTTTCTACTTCTTCACAAATTATTAACCTTTCTAAAAAGTTTTATACCTAAATTTGTTTATATGCAAAGAGCTCTATTCATTCTGTGCTTATTTTTAAGTTTAAGTGCATTTTCTCAAAAAGATAGTATTCGTACTACAATTTTAAAAGGTCAAATTATTCATGCAGAAAATAATACTGCATTAAGCGCCGCTCATGTTTTAAACCTAAATACGGTGGAAGGAACAATAACCAATGAAAAAGGTTTTTTTGAGCTACCGACAAAAGTAAATGATACTATTTTAGTCTCTTATTTAGGGTTTTCATCTATCAAACTAAAAATCACAAACGATTTATTAAAAAGCGGAAATGAGCTAGAAATTGCACTCTTTGAAAAACCTGAAGAAATAAGAGAAGTGATTATAAAATCTACCAATTTAATTGGTGTATTAGAGATTG is a window of Polaribacter litorisediminis DNA encoding:
- a CDS encoding type I restriction endonuclease subunit R, encoding MKFNEDSRVKIPSILHLIQLGYEYLSLKEQHWDTSTNIFKDIFYTQVKKINTNLSQKEAEKFYTEISLTLENEDLGRAFYKKLIDQSGIKLIDFKNFENNSFHIVTELPYEKDEDNFRPDIILLINGMPLIFIEVKKPNNRDGILAEHKRMQRRFQNKKFRKFINLTQLMVFSNNMPYSDNDTQMLEGAFYSTTNYRKPIFNYFREEEQFDLNKILSPVSQEIENFVLQDNNLISIKNSKEFASNKNPNTPTNSISTSLFQKERLQFILQYAFAYVEEENGLEKHVMRYPQIFATKAIENKLENGIKKGIIWHTQGSGKTALAYFNVKHLTDYYQQKNIIPKFYFIVDRIDLLNQAAKEFTSRGLTVHKISSREAFTRDIKSTNVIHNNSGKAEITAVNIQKFKDDPDVIKNNDYNLNVQRIFFLDEVHRSYNPKGSFLANLELADKHSIKIGLTGTPLLGKEYNSKTLFGDYIHKYYYNLSIKDGYTLRLIREEIETKYKLTLQETLEQIKVLQGDADKKKIYAHHKFVEPMLNYIIQDLEKARISMDDATIGGMVVCDSSDQAKMMQEIFHKKYVIKPETYFQQAAEDPEKYGKQRLEKSKVNKATVILHDVGTKQDRKDWVSDFKAGNIDLLFVYNMLLTGFDAKRLKKLYIGRKIKSHNLLQTLTRVNRTYKNHTYGFVVDFADIQKEFDKTNQDYFNELQSELGDEMQHYSNLFKSSEEIEKEIEEIKDVIFKFDTNNAEVFNQQITEINDRTEIREIAKVLNNAKELYNLIRLSGNFELLEKLDFRKLAVLSRITNDRLALINKKIALENNLETNNILNTALEDIIFAFTKIKEEEMVLADELKDILGKTREMLGGNFDQKDPEFISLREELERLFKKKNLSEVSKEEMEANIKELNKIYDAAKKLERENQLLKAKYDYDAKYARIHKRLLEKDPLTDSERKLFEALKGLKSDVDNEILQNAKILENESYVEKMMMRLVINQFKNKQNININATDVKRINNILVKEYINEYNGYVA